Proteins from a single region of Bos indicus x Bos taurus breed Angus x Brahman F1 hybrid chromosome 29, Bos_hybrid_MaternalHap_v2.0, whole genome shotgun sequence:
- the DDB1 gene encoding DNA damage-binding protein 1 — MSYNYVVTAQKPTAVNGCVTGHFTSAEDLNLLIAKNTRLEIYVVTAEGLRPVKEVGMYGKIAVMELFRPKGESKDLLFILTAKYNACILEYKQSGESIDIITRAHGNVQDRIGRPSETGIIGIIDPECRMIGLRLYDGLFKVIPLDRDNKELKAFNIRLEELHVIDVKFLYGCQAPTICFVYQDPQGRHVKTYEVSLREKEFNKGPWKQENVEAEASMVIAVPEPFGGAIIIGQESITYHNGDKYLAIAPPIIKQSTIVCHNRVDPNGSRYLLGDMEGRLFMLLLEKEEQMDGTVTLKDLRVELLGETSIAECLTYLDNGVVFVGSRLGDSQLVKLNVDSNEQGSYVVAMETFTNLGPIVDMCVVDLERQGQGQLVTCSGAFKEGSLRIIRNGIGIHEHASIDLPGIKGLWPLRSDPNRETDDTLVLSFVGQTRVLMLNGEEVEETELMGFVDDQQTFFCGNVAHQQLIQITSASVRLVSQEPKALVSEWKEPQGKNISVASCNSSQVVVAVGRALYYLQIHPQELRQISHTEMEHEVACLDITPLGDSNGMSPLCAIGLWTDISARIAKLPSFELLHKEMLGGEIIPRSILMTTFESSHYLLCALGDGALFYFGLNIETGLLSDRKKVTLGTQPTVLRTFRSLSTTNVFACSDRPTVIYSSNHKLVFSNVNLKEVNYMCPLNSDGYPDSLALANNSTLTIGTIDEIQKLHIRTVPLYESPRKICYQEVSQCFGVLSSRIEVQDTSGGTTALRPSASTQALSSSVSSSKLFSSSTAPHETSFGEEVEVHNLLIIDQHTFEVLHAHQFLQNEYALSLVSCKLGKDPNTYFIVGTAMVYPEEAEPKQGRIVVFQYSDGKLQTVAEKEVKGAVYSMVEFNGKLLASINSTVRLYEWTTEKELRTECNHYNNIMALYLKTKGDFILVGDLMRSVLLLAYKPMEGNFEEIARDFNPNWMSAVEILDDDNFLGAENAFNLFVCQKDSAATTDEERQHLQEVGLFHLGEFVNVFCHGSLVMQNLGETSTPTQGSVLFGTVNGMIGLVTSLSESWYNLLLDMQNRLNKVIKSVGKIEHSFWRSFHTERKTEPATGFIDGDLIESFLDISRPKMQEVVANLQYDDGSGMKREATADDLIKVVEELTRIH; from the exons ATGTCGTACAACTACGTGGTAACGGCACAGAAGCCCACCGCCGTGAACGGCTGCGTGACCG GACATTTTACTTCAGCGGAAGACTTGAACCTGTTGATTGCCAAAAATACGAGATTAGAGATCTATGTGGTCACTGCTGAGGGGCTTCGGCCCGTCAAAGAGGTGGGCATGTATGGGAAGATTGCTGTCATGGAGCTTTTCAGGCCCAAG GGGGagagcaaggacctactgtttatCCTGACAGCTAAGTACAATGCCTGCATCTTGGAGTATAAGCAGAGTGGCGAGAGCATTGACATCATAACTCGAGCTCATGGCAATGTGCAG GACCGAATTGGCCGCCCCTCAGAGACGGGCATTATTGGCATCATTGACCCTGAGTGCCGAATGATTGGCCTGCGACTCTATGATGGCCTATTCAAGGTTATTCCACTAGACCGGGACAATAAAGAGCTCAAGGCCTTTAACATCCGCCTGGAGGAGTTGCATGTTATCGACGTCAAGTTCTTATATGGTTGCCAAGCGCCTACCATCTGCTTTGTCTACCAG GACCCTCAGGGGCGGCACGTAAAAACTTATGAGGTGTCTCTCCGAGAGAAGGAGTTCAATAAGGGCCCTTGGAAACAGGAAAACGTAGAAGCTGAAGCGTCCATGGTGATTGCAG TCCCGGAGCCCTTCGGAGGCGCCATCATCATTGGACAGGAGTCGATTACGTATCACAACGGTGACAAATACCTGGCAATTGCCCCTCCCATCATTAAG CAAAGCACAATTGTGTGTCACAATCGAGTGGACCCCAATGGTTCTCGCTATCTGCTTGGAGACATGGAAGGACGGCTCTTCATgctgcttttggagaaggaggAACAGATGGATGGCACTGTCACCCTCAAGGATCTCCGTGTGGAACTCCTTGGGGAG ACCTCTATTGCTGAGTGCTTGACGTACCTTGACAATGGTGTTGTGTTTGTTGGTTCTCGCCTTGGTGATTCCCAGCTTGTGAAG ctcAATGTTGACAGCAATGAACAAGGCTCCTACGTAGTGGCCATGGAAACCTTTACCAATTTAGGACCCATTGTGGACATGTGCGTTGTGGACCTGGAGAGGCAGGGGCAGGGACAG ctGGTCACTTGCTCTGGGGCATTCAAGGAAGGTTCCTTGCGAATCATCCGGAACGGAATTGGAATCCACGAGCATGCCAGCATTGACTTGCCAGGCATCAAAG gcctgtggccactgaggTCTGATCCCAACCGGGAGACCGATGACACTTTGGTGCTCTCTTTTGTGGGCCAGACAAG AGTTCTCATGTTAAATGGAGAGGAAGTGGAAGAAACCGAACTGATGGGTTTTGTGGACGATCAGCAGACTTTTTTCTGTGGCAACGTGGCTCATCAACAACTTATCCAG ATCACTTCAGCATCTGTGAGGCTGGTCTCTCAAGAGCCCAAAGCACTCGTCAGTGAGTGGAAGGAGCCTCAGGGCAAGAACATCAGCGTGGCCTCCTGCAACAGTAGCCAGGTAGTAGTTGCCGTGGGGAGGGCCCTCTACTACCTGCAGATCCATCCTCAGGAGCTCCGGCAGATCag CCACACAGAGATGGAACACGAAGTGGCCTGCTTGGACATTACCCCTCTAGGAGACAGCAATGGAATGTCCCCTCTTTGTGCCATCGGCCTCTGGACAGACATCTCAGCCCGAATTGCAAAGCTGCCCTCTTTTGAGCTACTGCACAAAGAGATGCTGGGTGGag AGATCATTCCCCGTTCCATCCTGATGACCACCTTTGAGAGCAGTCACTACCTCCTTTGTGCCTTGGGAGACGGAGCACTCTTCTACTTTGGGCTCAACATCGAGACAG GCCTGTTGAGTGACCGTAAGAAGGTGACTCTGGGCACCCAGCCCACGGTATTGAGAACTTTCCGTTCTCTTTCAACCACCAACGTCTTTGCTTGCTCTGACCGCCCCACTGTCATCTACAGCAGCAACCACAAATTGGTCTTCTCCAATGTCAACCTCAAGGAAGTGAACTACATGTGTCCCCTCAATTCAGATGGCTATCCTGACAG CCTGGCACTGGCCAACAACAGCACTCTCACGATTGGCACCATCGACGAGATCCAGAAGTTGCACATTCGGACGGTTCCCCTATATGAATCTCCCAG GAAGATCTGCTATCAGGAGGTGTCCCAGTGCTTCGGGGTCCTCTCCAGCCGCATTGAAGTCCAGGACACGAGTGGGGGCACAACTGCTCTGAGGCCCAGCGCCAGCACCCAG GCCCTGTCCAGCAGCGTCAGCTCCAGCAAGCTGTTCTCCAGCAGCACAGCCCCTCACGAGACCTCCTTTGGAGAAGAGGTGGAGGTGCATAACCTCCTTATCATTGACCAGCACACCTTTGAAG TGCTTCATGCCCACCAGTTTCTGCAGAATGAGTATGCCCTCAGCCTGGTCTCCTGCAAGTTGGGCAAAGACCCCAACACGTACTTCATCGTGGGCACGGCCATGGTGTACCCAGAAGAGGCAGAGCCCAAGCAGGGTCGTATTGTGGTCTTTCAGTATTCAGATG GAAAACTACAGACTGTTGCTGAAAAGGAGGTGAAGGGGGCCGTGTACTCCATGGTAGAGTTTAACGGGAAGCTGTTAGCCAGCATCAACAGCACG GTGCGGCTTTATGAGTGGACGACCGAGAAGGAGCTGCGCACGGAGTGCAACCACTACAACAACATCATGGCGCTCTACCTGAAGACCAAGGGCGACTTCATCCTGGTGGGCGACCTGATGCGCTCGGTGCTCCTGCTGGCCTACAAGCCCATGGAGGGCAACTTCGAAGAG atTGCTCGAGACTTTAACCCCAACTGGATGAGTGCTGTGGAAATCTTGGATGATGACAATTTCCTGGGGGCTGAAAATGCCTTTAACTTGTTTGTGTGTCAGAAGGATAG CGCTGCCACCACGGATGAGGAGCGGCAACACCTCCAGGAGGTTGGGCTCTTCCACTTGGGCGAGTTCGTCAACGTCTTTTGCCACGGCTCTCTGGTTATGCAGAACCTGGGCGAGACTTCCACGCCCACGCAGGGCTCGGTGCTCTTCGGCACGGTCAATGGCATGATTG GCCTGGTGACCTCATTGTCAGAGAGCTGGTACAACCTCTTGTTGGACATGCAGAATCGACTCAATAAAGTCATCAAAAGTGTGGGCAAGATTGAGCACTCCTT TTGGAGATCCTTTCATACTGAACGAAAAACAGAACCAGCCACCGGCTTCATCGATGGCGACTTGATTGAGAGTTTCCTGGATATCAGCCGGCCCAAGATGCAGGAAGTTGTGGCAAACCTACAG TATGACGATGGCAGCGGGATGAAGCGAGAGGCCACTGCAGATGACCTGATCAAGGTGGTGGAGGAGTTAACTCGGATCCATTAG